The following proteins are co-located in the Vigna angularis cultivar LongXiaoDou No.4 chromosome 2, ASM1680809v1, whole genome shotgun sequence genome:
- the LOC108328042 gene encoding GEM-like protein 5, with the protein MNTNSENTTQKNQPVPEAQGVASSSSSSPPSVSTENWGTHIMGTPAVPSSHPDNKKAALQSGGSGGQPLPVQYYQQHPYVQHSPVDKPSNSPMESILHMFDTWSKKAEATAHNVWHNLRTGPSVSSAALGKMNLTVKAISEGGFESLYKQTFSTYQNEKLKKSFACYLSTSTGPVAGTLYLSNIHVAFCSDRPLSFTAPSGQETWTYYKVMVPLAKVGTVNPVVMRENPSEKYIQIVTVDGHDFWFMGFVNFDKAVKNLSEGISQFVVPGVAVPATGSGENGKNFQ; encoded by the exons ATGAACACCAACAGCGAAAACACCACCCAGAAGAACCAGCCGGTTCCAGAAGCACAAGGTGTGGCATCATCTTCATCGTCTTCTCCGCCCAGCGTTAGCACCGAGAATTGGGGAACTCACATCATGGGCACCCCAGCTGTTCCCAGCAGCCACCCAGATAACAAAAAAGCAGCTTTACAGAGCGGTGGTTCCGGCGGACAACCTCTGCCAGTTCAATACTACCAACAACATCCGTACGTCCAACACAGCCCTGTGGACAAACCCAGCAACAGTCCCATGGAGTCCATCCTTCACATGTTCGATACGTGGAGCAAAAAGGCTGAAGCAACTGCCCACAACGTCTGGCACAACC TTAGAACTGGTCCATCAGTGTCTTCAGCTGCACTGGGGAAGATGAATCTGACTGTGAAAGCAATATCAGAGGGTGGATTTGAGTCCCTTTACAAGCAAACATTCTCAACCTATCAAAATGAGAAGCTCAAGAAGAGCTTTGCTTGTTATCTTTCAACTTCAACAGGTCCTGTTGCAGGAACCCTTTACCTGTCCAATATTCATGTAGCCTTTTGCAGTGATCGCCCATTGTCTTTCACCGCACCCTCTGGCCAGGAAACTTGGACCTACTACAAG GTAATGGTGCCTCTGGCGAAGGTTGGAACAGTCAACCCAGTGGTCATGAGAGAGAACCCATCAGAAAAGTACATTCAGATTGTGACTGTGGATGGACATGATTTTTGGTTCATGGGTTTTGTAAATTTTGACAAAGCAGTGAAGAACCTCTCAGAAGGTATCTCACAGTTTGTAGTGCCAGGAGTGGCTGTGCCAGCCACTGGTTCCGGAGAAAATGGAAAGAACTTTCAGTGA
- the LOC108326961 gene encoding uncharacterized protein LOC108326961 yields MADPISKTLIAFALLASLLLCSHASSDVPFIVAHKKASLNRLKSGAERVSVSIDIYNQGTSTAYDVSLTDDSWPSDAFEIVTGTTSKSWERLDAGGILSHTFELEAKSKGLFAGEPAVIKFRVPTKAALQEAYSTPILPLDVLADRPPEKKFEWVCFLYS; encoded by the exons ATGGCGGATCCAATCTCGAAGACTCTGATAGCGTTTGCGCTTTTAGCTTCTTTGTTGCTGTGTTCACACGCTTCCTCTGACGTTCCCTTCATTGTCGCGCACAAGAAGGCCTCCCTCAACAGACTCAAGTCTGGTGCGGAAAGGGTCTCTGTTTCCATCGACATCTACAACCAAGGAACCTC GACGGCATATGATGTGAGTTTAACGGACGATAGCTGGCCAAGTGATGCCTTTGAAATAGTTACCGGCACCACTTCAAAGTCATGGGAAAGGCTTGATGC TGGTGGCATCCTTTCTCACACATTTGAGTTGGAGGCAAAATCCAAGGGGTTATTTGCCGGTGAACCAGCTGTCATAAAGTTCCGTGTTCCCACAAAGGCTGCTTTGCAG GAGGCCTATTCAACTCCCATATTGCCTTTAGATGTTCTTGCTGATAGACCACCCGAGAAGAAGTTTGAATGGGTATGTTTCCTATATTCTTGA